One segment of Schistocerca cancellata isolate TAMUIC-IGC-003103 chromosome 2, iqSchCanc2.1, whole genome shotgun sequence DNA contains the following:
- the LOC126162619 gene encoding cuticle protein 21-like: MFNKLIVLAAFVAVARAGFLGAPAVVAPGPAIAARAYAAPVAYAAPALRAAPVAYAAPALRAAPLAVAPAVRAAPVAIAAPAAVAAEYDPNPQYSYAYSVQDALTGDSKNQQESRSGDVVQGSYSLVEPDGSIRTVDYTADPVNGFNAVVHKEAGAHPAPVVAKVAAPVAYAAPAVAKIAAPVAYAAPAIAKYAAPLAYGKAILG; encoded by the coding sequence CTGATCGTCCTCGCCGCCTTCGTGGCCGTAGCCCGTGCAGGTTTCCTGGGCGCCCCCGCCGTTGTTGCTCCCGGCCCAGCCATCGCCGCCCGCGCTTACGCCGCCCCCGTGGCGTACGCCGCCCCAGCCCTTCGTGCTGCTCCCGTGGCATACGCCGCCCCCGCACTGCGTGCCGCCCCCCTGGCCGTCGCCCCCGCCGTGAGAGCCGCCCCCGTCGccatcgccgcccccgccgccgtggCCGCCGAGTACGACCCCAACCCCCAGTACAGCTACGCCTACAGCGTGCAGGACGCCCTCACCGGTGACTCCAAGAACCAGCAGGAGAGCCGCAGCGGTGACGTCGTCCAGGGCAGCTACAGCCTGGTCGAGCCCGACGGCTCCATCCGCACCGTCGACTACACCGCCGACCCCGTCAACGGCTTCAACGCCGTCGTGCACAAGGAGGCCGGCGCCCACCCCGCCCCCGTCGTCGCCAAGGTGGCCGCCCCcgtcgcctacgccgcccccgccgtcgctaAGATCGCCGCCCCTGTGGCCTACGCCGCCCCGGCCATTGCTAAGTACGCTGCCCCCCTTGCCTACGGCAAGGCCATCCTGGGCTAA
- the LOC126162618 gene encoding cuticle protein 21-like has product MACKLIVLAAFVAVARAGYLGAPAVVAPGPAIAARAYAAPVAYAAPALHAAPVAYAAPALRAAPLAVAPAVRAAPVAVAAPAAVAAEYDPNPQYSYAYSVQDALTGDSKNQQESRSGDVVQGSYSLVEPDGSIRTVDYTADPVNGFNAVVHREAGAHPAPVVAKVAAPVAYAAPAVAKIAAPVAYAAPAIAKYAAPLAYGKAILG; this is encoded by the exons ATGGCCTGCAAG CTGATCGTCCTCGCCGCCTTCGTGGCCGTCGCCCGTGCCGGCTACCTGGGAGCCCCCGCCGTCGTCGCCCCCGGCCCTGCCATCGCCGCCCGCGCTTACGCCGCCCCCGTGGCCTATGCCGCCCCCGCACTCCACGCTGCTCCCGTGGCGTACGCCGCCCCCGCGCTGCGCGCCGCCCCCCTAGCCGTCGCCCCCGCCGTGAGAGCCGCCCCCGTCGcagtcgccgcccccgccgccgtggCCGCCGAGTACGACCCCAACCCCCAGTACAGCTACGCCTATAGCGTGCAGGACGCCCTCACCGGTGACTCCAAGAACCAGCAGGAGAGCCGCAGCGGCGACGTCGTCCAGGGCAGCTACAGCCTGGTCGAGCCCGACGGCTCCATCCGCACCGTCGACTACACCGCCGACCCCGTCAACGGCTTCAACGCTGTCGTGCACAGGGAGGCCGGCGCCCACCCCGCCCCCGTCGTCGCCAAGGTGGCCGCCCCcgtcgcctacgccgcccccgccgtcgctaAGATCGCCGCCCCTGTGGCCTACGCCGCCCCGGCCATTGCTAAGTACGCTGCCCCCCTTGCCTATGGCAAGGCCATCCTGGGCTAA
- the LOC126162615 gene encoding cuticle protein 21-like produces the protein MACKLIVLAAFVAVARAGYLGAPAVVAPGPAIAARAYAAPVAYAAPALHAAPVAYAAPALRAAPLAVAPAVRAAPVAVAAPAAVAAEYDPNPQYSYAYSVQDALTGDSKNQQESRSGDVVQGSYSLVEPDGSIRTVDYTADPVNGFNAVVHKEAGAHPAPVVAKVAAPVAYAAPAVAKIAAPVAYAAPAIAKYAAPLAYGKAILG, from the exons ATGGCCTGcaag CTGATCGTCCTCGCCGCCTTCGTGGCCGTCGCCCGTGCCGGCTACCTGGGAGCCCCCGCCGTGGTCGCCCCCGGCCCAGCCATCGCCGCCCGCGCTTACGCCGCCCCCGTGGCCTATGCCGCCCCCGCACTCCACGCTGCTCCCGTGGCGTACGCCGCCCCCGCGCTGCGTGCCGCCCCCCTGGCCGTCGCCCCCGCCGTGAGAGCCGCCCCCGTCGcagtcgccgcccccgccgccgtggCCGCCGAGTACGACCCCAACCCCCAGTACAGCTACGCCTACAGCGTGCAGGACGCCCTCACCGGTGACTCCAAGAACCAGCAGGAGAGCCGCAGCGGTGACGTCGTCCAGGGCAGCTACAGCCTGGTCGAGCCCGACGGCTCCATCCGCACCGTCGACTACACCGCCGACCCCGTCAACGGCTTCAACGCCGTCGTGCACAAGGAGGCCGGCGCCCACCCCGCCCCCGTCGTCGCCAAGGTGGCCGCCCCcgtcgcctacgccgcccccgccgtcgctaAGATCGCCGCCCCTGTGGCCTACGCCGCCCCGGCCATTGCTAAGTACGCTGCCCCCCTTGCCTATGGCAAGGCCATCCTGGGCTAA